Within the Pseudonocardia alni genome, the region AGAGCGTCGAGGACGTCCTGCGCGACTGGGCCTGACCCGCACACGACGACGCCCCCGGCTCCGCAGGGAACCGGGGGCGTCGTCGTGTCAGGCGCTGATCAGTCGATCAGTCGGTCTCCTCGTCCGCGACCAGCAGGTTGCGGGTGCGGTTCGGGTCCACCGGGATGCCCGGCCCGGTGGTGGTGGAGACGGTGATCTTCTTGACGTAGCGGCCCTTGGCGGCCGACGGCTTGAGCCGCAGGATCTCGTCGTAGGCGGCGCCGTAGTTCTCCACCAGCTTCTCGGTGTCGAACGAGGCCTTGCCGATGACGAGGTGCAGGTTGGCCTGCTTGTCGACCCGGAAGTTGACCTTGCCGCCCTTGATCTCGTTGATGGCCTTCGTGACGTCCGGCGTCACGGTGCCCGTCTTCGGGTTCGGCATCAGGCCACGCGGGCCGAGGATGCGGGCGATGCGGCCGACCTTGGCCATCTGGTCCGGGGTCGCGATGGCGGCGTCGAAGTCGAGCCACCCGCCCTGGATCCGCTCGATGAGGTCCTCGGCGCCCACGGCGTCGGCGCCGGCGGCCTCAGCCTCGGCGGCCTTGTCACCGGTGGCGAACACGATCACCCGGGCGGTCTTGCCGGTACCGTGCGGCAGGTTCACGGTGCCGCGGACCATCTGGTCCGCCTTGCGGGGGTCGACGCCCAGCCGCATCGCGACCTCGACGGTCGCGTCGGTGTTCTTGCTGGACGTGTCCTGGGCCAGCTTCGCCGCCGAGAGCGGCGAGTAGAGGCGGTCCGCGTCGATCTTCGCGGCGGCCTCTCGGTAGGCCTTGCTGCGCTGTGCCATCTGTCCTCGTCTCCTTAGAGAGGTCAGGTCGTGGTCGGAGCCGCGCCCGGCTCTCCCACGCGTACGGGTGGTGTGGGGGGCTCGCTCAGCCGTCGACCGTGATGCCCATCGACCGGGCGGTGCCGGCGATGATCTTGGCGGCCTGGTCGAGGTCGTTCGCGTTCAGGTCGTTCATCTTGACCTGGGCGATCTCCCGGACCTGGGCCATGGTCACGCTGGCGACCTTGGTCTTGTGCGGCTCGCCGGAGCCCTTCTCGACACCGGCCGCCTTGAGCAGGAGCCGCGCCGCGGGCGGGGTCTTCAGCTCGAAGGAGAACGACCGGTCCTCGAAGACCGAGATCTCGACCGGCACGATGTTGCCGCGCTGGGCCTCGGTCGCCGCGTTGTAGGCCTTGCAGAACTCCATGATGTTGACGCCGTGCTGGCCCAGTGCGGGGCCGACCGGCGGGGCCGGCGTCGCTGCGCCTGCCTGGATCTGGAGCTTGATGATCGCGGAGAGCTTCCGCTTCTTGGGGGGCATGTCCGTTCCTCAGTGATCGATGTGCACGCCGCGCGGCCCTGCCATGCCGCGGACGTTCCTCACGGGTGCGATCAGATCTTGGAGACCTGGTTGAACCCGAGCTCGACCGGGGTCTCCCGGCCGAAGATCGAGACCAGCACCTTGAGCTTCTGGGCGTCGACGTTGACCTCGGAGATGCTCGCGGGGAGCGTGGCGAACGGGCCGTCCATGACGGTGACCGACTCGCCGACCTCGAAGTCGACCTCGATGGTGGGGGCGCCGCCGGACGAGCCGGAGCCGCCGCCGGACGCGGTCCTGCCGGCCTCGGCCTCCTTCTTGGGGGCCTCGACCTTCGGCAGCAGGAACTTCACGACCTCGTTGATCGTCAGCGGCGACGGCTTGGACGTCGCGCCGACGAAACCGGTGACGCCCGGCGTGTTCCGCACCGCGCCCCAGGACTGGTCGTTGAGCTCCATCCGCACCAGGATGTAGCCGGGCAGCACCTTGCGCTGGACCTTCTTGCGCTGCCCGTTCTTGATCTCGGTGACCTCCTCGGTGGGCACCTCGACCTGGAAGATGTAGTCCTCGACGTCCAGGGTCTGCGCCCGGGTCTCGAGGTTCGACTTCACCTTGTTCTCGTAGCCCGCGTAGGAGTGGACGACGTACCAGTCGCCGGGCGCGCGACGCAGTGCGGCGCGCAGCTCCTCCTCCGGATCCACGTCCTCGGCCGGCTCCTCCGCGGCGGCGTCCGCACCGTCGGTGTCGGCGTCCCCGGTGTCGGCGTCCCCGGAGTCGCCGGCGACGGCGTCGTCCGCGTCCTCGGCGGTCGGGACCGTCTCGCCCTCGCCGTCCAGCGTCTCCGCCTCGGCGCCGGGGGTGCTGTCGTCGTCGGCCTCGGTGTAGTCGCCGGAGACGGCGTCCTCACCGTGCGCCGCCTCGACGTCGGCGTCCTGGACGGACTGCTCGGGCAGCGTCTCGTCGGCCGCGTTCTCGGCGACGGCGTCGATCGCGGCCTCGTCGGCCGCCTCGTCGTACGCCTTGCTGTCGGAGGTCACGTCCTACTCGCTTCCATTGTTCGGTGTCGGTCGGAGCCGGTCGGCGTTCGTACTCGCGTCAGTTGCCGAACAGCAGGGCGACGCCCTCGGCGAACGCCGAGTCCAGCACGAACACCAGCGCCACCATGATCGACACGAAGATCAGGACCGCGATGGTGTACTTCACCATCTGGCCGCGGTCGGGCCAGATCACCTTGCGGAGCTCGGCGACGACCTCGCGCAGGAACCGGG harbors:
- the rplA gene encoding 50S ribosomal protein L1; the encoded protein is MAQRSKAYREAAAKIDADRLYSPLSAAKLAQDTSSKNTDATVEVAMRLGVDPRKADQMVRGTVNLPHGTGKTARVIVFATGDKAAEAEAAGADAVGAEDLIERIQGGWLDFDAAIATPDQMAKVGRIARILGPRGLMPNPKTGTVTPDVTKAINEIKGGKVNFRVDKQANLHLVIGKASFDTEKLVENYGAAYDEILRLKPSAAKGRYVKKITVSTTTGPGIPVDPNRTRNLLVADEETD
- the rplK gene encoding 50S ribosomal protein L11; the protein is MPPKKRKLSAIIKLQIQAGAATPAPPVGPALGQHGVNIMEFCKAYNAATEAQRGNIVPVEISVFEDRSFSFELKTPPAARLLLKAAGVEKGSGEPHKTKVASVTMAQVREIAQVKMNDLNANDLDQAAKIIAGTARSMGITVDG
- the nusG gene encoding transcription termination/antitermination protein NusG is translated as MTSDSKAYDEAADEAAIDAVAENAADETLPEQSVQDADVEAAHGEDAVSGDYTEADDDSTPGAEAETLDGEGETVPTAEDADDAVAGDSGDADTGDADTDGADAAAEEPAEDVDPEEELRAALRRAPGDWYVVHSYAGYENKVKSNLETRAQTLDVEDYIFQVEVPTEEVTEIKNGQRKKVQRKVLPGYILVRMELNDQSWGAVRNTPGVTGFVGATSKPSPLTINEVVKFLLPKVEAPKKEAEAGRTASGGGSGSSGGAPTIEVDFEVGESVTVMDGPFATLPASISEVNVDAQKLKVLVSIFGRETPVELGFNQVSKI
- the secE gene encoding preprotein translocase subunit SecE — its product is MSDEHESERPGRERPSNAADRRGRRASGSASTPGKGRATPTRATAATKEKKPSLFARLARFLREVVAELRKVIWPDRGQMVKYTIAVLIFVSIMVALVFVLDSAFAEGVALLFGN